One window of Lemur catta isolate mLemCat1 chromosome 3, mLemCat1.pri, whole genome shotgun sequence genomic DNA carries:
- the LOC123634881 gene encoding proproteinase E-like, translating to MGDLVFHHLFWEWGPVHPVPALPLASSPVFCPILEPQALRHSIISKVTMLWLLSSLLFVALGGGLSLYLGHDCGGFRLRAEQENRGNPWMDQLSFREHPKGYGGSPRWGSQQTSGHVQTAYKPGSRVVNGEDAVPYSWPWQLRHCSLKAAIGYTGITRVSLQYESNGAFYHTCGGTLIAEDWVMTAGHCISSSLTYRVVLGEYDRSVEEGSEQVIPINSDDLFVHPKWNSNCVICGNDIALIKLSQSAQLGDAIQVAYLPAAGDILPNEEPCYITGWGRLYTDGPLPNKLQQALLPVVDYRHCSRLTWWGFSVRKTMVCAGGDIRSGCNGDSGGPLNCPATDGTWEVHGVTSFVSSRGCNTLKKPTVFTRVSAFIDWIEETIASH from the exons ATGGGAGACCTGGTGTTCCACCACCTGTTCTGGGAATGGGGCCCAGTCCACCCCGTTCCCGCCCTCCCCCTGGCCTCCTCACCTGTCTTCTGCCCTATATTAGAGCCCCAGGCTCTGCGTCACTCTATCATCTCAAAAGTCACGATGCTCTGGCTGCTGAGTTCCCTCTTATTTGTGGCTCTTG GAGGGGGTCTCAGCTTGTACCTGGGGCATGACTGTGGGGGCTTTCGGCTCCGTGCAGAGCAGGAGAACAGGGGGAACCCGTGGATGGACCAGCTCAGCTTTCGGGAGCACCCAAAGGGCTATGGCGGGAGTCCTCGATGGGGCAGTCAACAAA CCTCAGGCCACGTCCAAACTGCCTACAAGCCCGGGAGCCGAGTTGTCAATGGTGAGGACGCGGTCCCCTACAGCTGGCCCTGGCAG CTCCGCCATTGTAgcctgaaagcagccataggctaTACAGGAATAACCAGG GTCTCCCTGCAGTATGAGAGTAACGGAGCCTTCTACCACACCTGTGGCGGCACCCTCATCGCCGAGGACTGGGTTATGACAGCAGGTCACTGCATCTC GAGCTCCCTAACCTACCGGGTGGTGCTGGGCGAGTATGACCGGTCTGTGGAGGAGGGCTCGGAGCAGGTGATCCCCATCAACTCTGACGACCTCTTCGTGCACCCCAAGTGGAACTCCAACTGCGTGATCTGTGG CAATGACATCGCCCTCATCAAGCTCTCGCAAAGCGCCCAGCTGGGAGACGCCATCCAGGTTGCCTACCTCCCCGCCGCTGGGGACATCCTGCCCAATGAGGAGCCCTGCTACATCACCGGCTGGGGCCGTCTCTATA CCGACGGGCCACTCCCCAACAAGCTGCAGCAGGCCCTGCTGCCCGTGGTGGACTATCGGCACTGCTCCAGGTTGACCTGGTGGGGCTTCAGTGTGAGGAAGACCATGGTGTGTGCTGGTGGGGACATCCGCTCCGGCTGCAAT GGTGACTCTGGAGGACCCCTCAACTGCCCCGCGACAGATGGCACCTGGGAGGTCCATGGTGTGACCAGCTTTGTTTCCTCCCGTGGCTGCAACACCCTCAAAAAGCCCACGGTATTCACGCGTGTCTCAGCCTTCATCGACTGGATTGAGGAG ACCATAGCGAGCCACTAG